A single genomic interval of Lathyrus oleraceus cultivar Zhongwan6 chromosome 7, CAAS_Psat_ZW6_1.0, whole genome shotgun sequence harbors:
- the LOC127103056 gene encoding secreted RxLR effector protein 161-like — translation MDVDNVFLNCEYASNLVFRTGINDCKIENTPLESNVRFTPQDGTLLDNAYLYRKLVGSLIYPMFTRPDISYVVYLVSQFMASPGTTHYVVVLRIIRYIKGLMFYGLHYSDASSLILIAYSDVDWVGDPSDRRSTTSFSIFLRDSLISWRSKKQTLTARSSTKVQYRALADTTSEILWLRWLLADFGYLNLPRQSLL, via the coding sequence ATGGATGTCGATAATGTCTTTCTAAATTGTGAGTATGCTTCTAATCTTGTTTTTCGAACAGGTATCAATGATTGTAAAATTGAAAATACTCCTCTAGAATCCAATGTTCGGTTTACTCCTCAAGATGGTACTTTGCTTGACAATGCCTATCTTTATCGGAAACTCGTAGGTAGCTTGATTTACCCCATGTTTACTAGACCAGATATATCATATGTTGTTTATTTGGTTAGTCAATTCATGGCCTCTCCGGGTACCACTCATTATGTTGTTGTCCTCCGAATTATTCGATATATTAAGGGGCTCATGTTTTATGGTCTACACTACTCCGATGCATCCTCATTGATTCTTATAGCCTACTCCGATGTTGATTGGGTCGGTGATCCTAGTGATCGTCGATCCACCACGAGTTTTTCTATTTTTCTTAGAGATTCTCTTATTTCTTGGCGGAGCAAGAAACAAACTTTAACAGCCCGTTCTAGCACTAAAGTTCAATATCGTGCTCTTGCTGATACGACATCTGAGATATTATGGCTTCGTTGGCTTCTTGCTGATTTTGGATATCTCAACCTTCCCCGACAATCTTTATTATGA